A portion of the Streptomyces sp. NBC_00376 genome contains these proteins:
- a CDS encoding LysR family transcriptional regulator, which yields MLDLARLRALHAVFVHGSVAGAAAALGYTPSAVSQQITKLERETRTTLLERRGRGVALTEEALHLAETAQQLLAIVERAETTLEERRGLPTGRLSIGAFASAARGLLPGVLAWLDREHPALEVRMTEVDPHLSVDLVAKGVIDLAVAHDWDIAPLPAPEGVAQAVIGDDHCDLLVPAGHRLAGRGAVRREELAKERWICQPPGTVCHDWLVRTLRAAGCEPDIRHQAEENHTQLALLAAGLGVAMIPRLGRGQLPPGVVAVPLDPVPVRRLYALWRTEAARRPAITAAVSALRAHGAAVGLGQGQD from the coding sequence GTGCTCGATCTGGCCCGGCTGCGCGCCCTGCACGCCGTCTTCGTCCACGGCTCCGTCGCGGGCGCCGCCGCCGCGCTCGGCTACACCCCGTCGGCGGTCTCGCAGCAGATCACCAAGCTGGAGCGGGAGACCCGCACCACGCTGCTGGAACGGCGCGGTCGCGGTGTCGCGCTGACCGAGGAGGCGCTCCATCTGGCCGAGACGGCCCAGCAGTTGCTGGCGATCGTGGAGCGCGCCGAGACGACGCTGGAGGAGCGCAGGGGGCTGCCGACCGGGCGGCTGTCGATCGGCGCGTTCGCCTCCGCGGCGCGCGGCCTGCTGCCCGGAGTACTGGCCTGGCTGGACCGGGAGCACCCGGCGCTGGAGGTCCGGATGACCGAGGTCGATCCGCATCTCTCGGTCGACCTGGTGGCCAAGGGCGTGATCGATCTGGCGGTGGCGCACGACTGGGACATCGCCCCGCTGCCCGCCCCCGAGGGCGTGGCGCAGGCGGTGATCGGCGACGACCACTGCGATCTGCTGGTGCCCGCCGGGCATCGCCTCGCCGGGCGGGGCGCGGTGCGGCGCGAGGAGCTGGCGAAGGAGCGGTGGATCTGCCAGCCGCCGGGGACGGTCTGCCACGACTGGCTCGTACGGACGTTGCGGGCGGCGGGCTGCGAGCCGGACATCCGGCACCAGGCGGAGGAGAACCACACCCAGCTGGCCCTGCTCGCCGCCGGCCTCGGGGTCGCGATGATCCCGCGCCTGGGGCGCGGGCAGCTGCCGCCGGGGGTGGTGGCGGTGCCGCTCGATCCCGTGCCGGTGCGACGGCTGTACGCGCTGTGGCGTACGGAGGCGGCCCGGCGGCCCGCGATCACGGCGGCGGTCTCCGCGCTGCGGGCGCACGGCGCCGCGGTGGGGCTGGGACAGGGGCAGGACTGA